TTCCTAAGAACCGAAGACAAAAAGGCCGCAAGAAGAGAAGAAGTGAAGCAGCAGAAAGATAAACAGGACATTAACAAAAATATGAACGGTTACACGAATTCCGCTTTATCAGTATCCGTCATAAGCCAAAGTTCGTTCTGTCAGGACTTACTAGAGAAACCTAAAGGAAAGTTATATACGAAGGGGGAATTTTTCAGTCTAATCAAGAATTTTGTGGTTCTATTTTTCTATCGAGTTGTGCGACTGTCACCAGCGTACGCCTTCGTGATTGGTTTAAACGAGATCACTCTTCGGTATACCAACTCGCACTCAGTGTTTGAGCCGGCACAGTACGACCACGTCACTTGTGATCAGTTCTGGTGGAGAAATCTACTCTACATCAACAACCTGTACTCTCAGCGTGAAATGTGTATGGTTTGGTCCTGGTACATGGCCAACGACACGCAATTTTATGTCGTCGGCATATTATTACTGTTGATATCAGTGAAGTAAGTAAACATGAATTAAATCGACCGAAGATTGTTAAAACCagatttaataattattgagaTTTTATATTGCTCGTTTAAATCCATCAGGCATCCAAAGTTTGCTGTGGGCTTGCTGGGTGTGATCATGGCGAGCTCCTGGGCCACCACCATCTACATCTCCGTGTCGAGCATGTACAAGGCTCGAATACAGGAGCCGTTTGAAATGTTCGACGGGCTGTACGACAAACCCTGGTCCAGAATCGGTCCCTATTTAGTCGGTAAGGCTATAAACTCTTATAAAAACTCCTCACAGAACTCCCAAGTGGGCCGGCGTTGTCCTTTTTTGCTGTAATATCCGTCGAACCTTTcccaaaaaaataaacgttTATATTGTTAGATTGTAAGTACGTTTCAAATATCCCCTTCGTAGGTCAGTGAGCCCGCCCTAAACGCGTTCCACAAAAACCGATGGGTCGGATGAACTATATCGATAACTTCACACGGCTGCCAATCTTTCACTTCACAAAATACGTACCGTATTATATACCAAGTTATTGTATCATTTCCGTTACAAAACTTTCCGAACATTTGgaatatttatatacttatttcagAACAATTTTTTTATAGTGTGGCATTTTTCGATTCTGACACCGATTCTGGACATAAAATAGGTAGTCAGTCCTACAGCAGATTATAATCTGCATTGtgttatgtatatgtatataacacaatgtataaaaataaagacACGGAGTACAAATATATTGTGTCCAAAAAGTGCTTACTACTactaactactactactattttattatttactattaTACTATTTTACTTGTATGTAAAATGTGCTTGTGGGAGACAATTTCTACCCaggatatatattttatatgaaataaaactaacaaaacCAATAACTTGAAGGTATGATTGTGGGCTGGTACTTGCACAAGACGAAGTGCCAGGTGAAGATGCCATACTGGCTAGTGGCCGTGGGCTGGCCGGTGTCGCTCGCCATTATCGGCAGCCTCATCTTCGGGATGGTGGACGGCTACTTTGAGGTCTGGCCGACCGCTTTCTACGTCAGTGTGGGACATACAGGTAACGTACACACACTAAAGCTTTTATAGACTTTTCTGCATACAAATAATTAAGCTTTTAAAATAACTTTGTTGTACTGAGGTTATTCCGGTTTTTGGGCTGTTATTTGCATTGAATTCTAAAATAACAAGGTACGAATTTACGTTACTAAACTGATGCCGTTATTGTGAAACCGAATATCAGCGCTTCAAGAAagcaagtaccgtaaaatggggtgagtaggctcaaaactgaaattcaaacctcgataacattttatttttacatatgaaaactgaatggtgtatataataagtgttccggacgtttgtattttagtttttattttattttgggtagttccatttcataactttgacgataaagaggaaaacccaccttaccccgtagtgcctcgtatttggggtgagaggggttttcatacaaaggtgattttggaagattgttggatcgatttttttttattatgcgtattactatagctccattttaaattggaatacattatttttgtagcagtagccttcaaatcccttctcacccccctctcaacccttctctccccattcataacccaactctcccctcgaaacctactcaccccgttttacggtaccgtttaaaatatgtatccgtataactttaaaaaatcttgGTGTTTAGAAACATAGCTTCGATTTgtaggtggtggtactagtgcttaTTGTTTCCATTTTTAGTATCAAAGTGAAATACATAAATTATTAAGCTGCAAAAAACCGATAAAAGTTCGTTTAATTAAAACTCCTATGGCTCGCAGTAGGAACGCATACCATTTTGCCTTCTGACTTCAATAGGTTCCAAAGCTCAAAGCGCACATGCATGACATGCACTTATTGCACTTGCTATGAATAGTGGTGGTAAAGACTTGGGTTTTTACAATCTAGCGATTAATTTTTAGATTGGACTTAGTATTTTGGACTCTAGACATTTAGTTGAGTCTTCTTTACTAAACTGTATTTGTAACACATTTAAAAAGACGTTGGTTTTAAATAAAGTACTTATTTCAAAAGCCACAATTTTGATTGCAGTAATTGACAAATGAGTCTTTGTTATTAGTCTCGAGTCCTTTTGAGCCGCGCTCAGTAAGACTCGAAAAACGTCTTCGCTTGTGAGTTAAGTTAAGCTGTCTCGTAATATTCGAGTTCGTCTGTCTAATTTAGACTCATAAAACGCGAGTCATTCCCAACTCTAACTAGAAACAATCTTTTTATTGCGTACTATAGTCTTCTTTTTCCGTTCCGTGAGAGAGATGAAAATAGAAAATGTGACCACTTTTTAGAGCAAAGCACGGAATTTTGTTTCTTCTTTCCATGCCTGGTagcaaaaaagcaaaaaaaaatgttcagcTCGAATGTTTATTGTACTTAACTAACTGGATTTTTCCAGTGGCTTACATATAACAAAGATTTAAATGCATTCCATCTGGGTTGCAAACGGCGAGTACCGCACGGTTTTATAAAGGAAGCAGCAGCCGTCTGCGGTTCACCGCGGAATTGTACTTTAAACAGTTTACTTGACGCAGCTTACAGTTGATACATctaactaaaacttaataagGTTTGGTATTAATAAAATCTGGTAAGATTAGTAGTTATAAATATTTGTATGTGTATGCGCAGCGTGGGGCGTGGCGTTGGCCTGGGTGAGCATCGCGTGCTGCTGTGGCTACGGCGGTTTGGTCAACTCGGTGCTGTCGTACCGGGGCCTGCTGCCGTTGAGCAGGCTGACCTACTGCGCCTACCTCGTACACCCCACCATCATGATGTACACCTGCTTTCTTCTGGATGGACCCTTCCATTTGCAGAACTCTATGGTGGTCAGTATTTGTAACAACTTGACAAAATACTATACCAAGCTAATTCACACCTAAACTTTCTTTCAATAACTCAAAAGTTGCATTAGCCCGAGTTAATCTAAGCCTTTTTctatattttgtcatttattttatacctactatCCGTAGTGTCTGTGAGACAACAGTGAAAGCCATCTCGAAAATTGCTTGAAAAGGAAAACATGCAAATAAGAGATCTGTTTTGATTCCCGTAGGACGCGGTGGCGGCGGCGACCCGTGAAACTGCCCCCGAACATTACAATCGCCGGGAAAACTTTTAACACAAAAGTGTTGTTGTTATTGCCCTGGGTTTCATAATTTATCAACACCGCGTACAATATCATATCGCAGCTTTGCATTAAAACTATCGTTCTACTGTTCACTTTAATGGCACACACGAGCTCGCTCGCTTCGCATCCCGGATGCGCTACGGTGATAGGATTTTTTCTTTAGTCCCAAAGACAGAGAACGGTTTTCAATTATATCACGTTGGAATAAGTTTTTATGTAAGGAATATTAAATTATAAGCTGAATATGTGTACCcaaagatataatttatttttggccACTCACGTTTTTCCACTTTCAACGAGTACCGAGACCGTGAAGAGGCATCGCGGGGGCATTAAATCAATCGAACTCGGCTCCGCCTCCGCAGAGCACTTGTGCAGCCGAAGCACATCGTTTGTCCAACAACTTTGTTCGTTAAATTAAATATCCACCGGAGTTCATTTTTAGGGTAAAACAAGAACCCTTCAAAGTGTTCCACCGCAGAGTATAAAAGCGGATTCAGAATGGAGATTATGGAGATGCGTTcgtattcattcattcagtttgACAATATCCGACGGGCATTCAATATACGTCCTTTTCATGGAGGCTAAATAATAAGGAGCTCACTTGGTGTCAGTTGGCGCTCCACATTTATCCCACGCACGTCGCGGCAGCGATCCATCAGAGCGGAAACTTTTATGCTTTATGTCGGTAACGAGATGTTTTATTGTTTCAGATAATTTCGTACTCAGGGTACGCGGTGATGGCGTTCGTCACGTCGTTCGTGATCTCGCTGGCGTTCGAAGCGCCCGTCGTGCGGCTGCTCAAGATCGTCAGTGGCGGACACCGCAAAAGCAAAAGCCATTAATACGCTTCATCTAGTTGTAATAATATTTAGACGCGGTAAATAGGTAGAATAAGTTAAGCGTTTCGCTTGTCCATATTGGAACGAGACTATGTACTGAGCTATTTGTGGTAGCTGCGTAGgtttatttatacatacattattaatCCATGTCGTGGTCACcgtacaaaataataaaaagtatgcgGTGGCGTTGCATAGTACAGTGGACTTCAGCTGAATCTGGACTAAATTGATATGCAGGGCACGTGGAGAGCAATGCCTTGCTAGTCGCAGCCTGCAAATTGGGAATCCGGCCTCTTTAGACCAACCAACGGAGGCGCATCTACACCTCAAAGTATTTATTCAATCTTGAAAGTAGAATTTTAACCAATTAcctaatatgtaggtatgtaccaaatatatgtacatagttaTTGAGTAATTCAAGAAAtgacatttttttacatttcagTTTATTGTTGGCTTTATAAACTGTTTAAAACAAatgtaagaaaaataataaCGAAAAGAGAGTGGGGTATTGGAAACTGTGGTATTTATTATACGAGTATTAACTACAGAGATTCCAGCCGTGCTCTCAGGTGGTTATGTTAAAATTAGACTTGTATATTTTCTAGTGTTGTTGTAAATTTGAGAGGGAAGGAAATAAGGACCCTTTTAATTACCCCGTGAGTCATTCACTTTATGCCAGAgttaaaaaatcaaatattaaatCAAGTATTTTATTAATAGCTGTAGGTTGATTGATTGATGAGTGAATTTCAATAAAAATGTACGTAGTAAAGTAATGTAGTAGCATAGTTAAGGACCTGTACTTAGTCTTAAGCTatttgattccattgtgttgcGAAAATTAACCAGAGTAGACCAATAAACGAACGATTGAGCGACTGCCCCAAAATTACTATTTTTTTCTATATGTAAGAATGCGTTTTCAGTAAGATGTTTTTGTGTGACTCAGCATATGATCGAGTTTAGATTAAACTACTTCGAACCCtctaataattattaagtattttaataaaacattaTAAGTGCCGTAATAGGCCAGTTTGCGCTGAAGATGAACAATGTGCCCTTACTATGAACAACCTGGTCCTCATTTGAACAAGTATAAATAATAGCGTCCAGTATAAATACGTAAATATAAATAGTATTCAAAAGATACTTAGCATTTCATAGAAACTAACAATTTATATTTCCTAAATAAAGCAATGTAGTTAAACATTTAAATGATCATTGTTATAGATTACTTCCTAAAACATAAACCTATAAAAACTTGTTAGTTTAAGTTTTGCTCAAGATATGGATGAATTAATTAATGTTCATTTTTAGGAATAAAAGCGAAAAATTAAGTATTATATTCCCTTCGTCCAAGTTTTTGGCAGTAGATTAATACTTGAACCAACTaaactaaacctaacctaaaattACCCGCGTTATATAAAAACTTAAGTGCTGAACTGTATCTGAGAACTGAAATGTAAGCTTCGAGATTCCAGTTATAGTAAATAATAGTCGTAAGGGTGTAAAGTATGTCAGGATTTAATTATTTCGATTATTAAGCCATCATCTGTGGGTTCATCTTCTAAGGGTTGTTCATCTTTAGGGGTCATTACCCTACGTaaattgtattatattgtatttttgTACTTCATTAATACACATATAAGCTTAGGTACACGCTTTCATGCATGTACCTTAAATAAAAACGACTTAATTGCCGTAACCCAATGGAATAAATCAATATCAGTCTAATTACAGGTCCTTAACCACGTAATTCTTATTGCAGTTGACACTGATCCAGCAATGTCTTTAGAATCAACTGCATTTGTAACATTTTCATCAAAACAACACTTTACTCTagaaaatgtacctacttacacgtAAAGTTATTCaatttttagaaaaaaatacattattaatattaaggtcGATGGCGACCGGTAGGTATATTCAAATACAGTATGTGGCCTGTACTGTATAACCGACCATGAAACAAAGGcattaattagtaaaaatacGAACAAATAGAATAAATCTAAGGGATTACATTGTTGCAATTATTTAACAACGTATTTGAAATGAACTTAATTTTGGAGTATGCTCGCCGGACTTTCAAGTGGTAAAAtataaagtacagtcagctCAAGCATAGCTGGAAATTTTAGTGCTTTCTCGCTGAAATGGAGTTTGTATTGTATAAGATAAGTGAGAAAGTACTAAAATATCTTTTAAGATTTAAGTTTTAAATAGTTACCAAGGAAATGTGTTCATTATTTAAATCTAGTTAACATGATTCCAATCAAAATAAAAGATTTTATGACTTTAACATGATTTGTGTGTAATATTCAGAACATATTACTTAAGTCCATATAATACAGGCAGCAACAGGCATAGGCATTAGGCACATCTTAAGAGGAAACGGCCGTttgtccatacaaacgtagtccccattttcctctctggatattgacattatggaaaatatttttacatatttgaTGTATCATATACAGTCAAACCTGGATATGGTAGAACTGGCTAAACGAGAAACCTGTATTAGCGAGAGTAATTACAAGGTCCCATCATTTTTGCCCTAGATTACCTCTATTAGCGAAAGATACAACCCTCTTTAAGAGAGAGTCGTTTGTCCCATGCGAACCTCTGTATCAGGGAGTGTCTGTCCCATTGGCCTCTATAAGTGAGAATCCCGAGAGtaattattatcctttatttttgATACTTTCTAATTTTCGTGGAACTAACGCGTACGTGGTGCATCTGACCATTTTTTGAATTCTTTGTAAAAAACGGTTTGTTTCTTAGGTCATTGTTTTTGATCCTTTTGAGAAAAACAAATGTGCGTCGTGAACCGTTATTTTCTATCAAATTTGCTCAGTGCCTACGTACTTATTGATTGTGTAAGTAAGAATGGTTGAATGCATGCTAGGAATGTCTAAATGAAAAATACTTTTGTTAAGGATGAAAATTGCAATCTCTTTTGAGAACGGGAAATCACGACAAATGCACAGTAAATTTGGTTTCCATAAATAATATAACCTATACTTAGCTGTATCAAATAAGTAATTTTAGTAATAGACTgcgacttatttttcaaacctGCCTAAGCGAGAAATCTTCGATCCCTTACCTCTAAGAGTGAGAAACTCGGATTAGAGAAAAACCTCTATGAGCGAGAAAAATATTCTGGTCCCTTGAGCTCTCGCTTATACAGGGTTGACTGTATATTATTAACATATGcatatattaaccatagctatgcccctacgtttgacttttttcgattttttgattactgtaaaaattaggagcgaaaaacagatttaatacaaatttttaaatgttcCTAACTCTtccaataatttaaaattctaaaaaaatcgAATATACGGGCATAGCTGTGCTGTAGTTGATACACAACAAATTGTGTtacaatattttcaataatgttaatgtccagagaggaaaatgacgATTACTTTTGTATGGCCAGGCGTCTTCGCTcaggtcctccactttcgtcttaaaggACGAAAGCGCATATAAATTCTTCTTTGacctatgtaagtacctatccaTAATCGTTTCATGCGCTATTTGAACTCTAATACGAAAGCCTATATTTGCTGCTGAATGTAGTATTTGTGCgtcaatatttataattttatgcgTCCCcttaagtttaaaaaaagtgTCGCAATGTGCTCAAATACTTAGGTGATCGTAACTAATTTATTTGATACTCGCTCCCGGGTATCGCAATGGACGTtttcttacttttatacgaaaaacgGTGTTCACAAAAGGatgttattaacttattattattaacaagaTATCGCAGTAAAGAATTATATCAAAACTAAACTCGCTTTATGTGTTTTGCCTTTACCAGATAAATACGAGTTCAAAATATTATCGCATGACTTTAGTTAGGAAATAAAATCAACGAGTAACTTAATAACTGTCCAAATTTTTGCAGTACCTAAAGTATCCAATTAacataataatacaacaaacAGAAACAATGTATTTGTAAATAAAGCTCTCACGTTTCGAACTGCCAACATGCAATCAATGATTTGCACAAAATACATCTACCTACCTGCTCACGCGCCATACAACTTTGGtattagggtcaaacagatcactgtgttatgtctttcctgtagacatacacaagagttaagggctataaaggttaattttcttatttaacccttatccacgtgaaaaggtcctccttttatttagagaactatgataaaatcattgcttacatgcccataagctgttaactattgcccacaggagagaaaaatgtactgttcgcgataacacactagttttctctcctgtgggcaatagttaacagcttgtgggcatgtaagtaatgattttatcatagttctctaaataaaaggaggaccttttcacgtggataagggttaaataagaaaattaacctttatagcccttaactcttgtgtatgtctacaggaaagacataacacagtgatctgtttgacccat
Above is a window of Cydia splendana chromosome Z, ilCydSple1.2, whole genome shotgun sequence DNA encoding:
- the LOC134804197 gene encoding nose resistant to fluoxetine protein 6-like, with the translated sequence MCLKLYRATRTMIIVTILVFVSVVGANVNITEVTRGQSRMAWLRTLMDHHDWPAYVEKEGIALPPQCKDDLKTYFAALNDGKVWASKIYDASGQYNQNVMFGNEYWLGSLSSCRDLHLKQYYASTPPFDTNFHMVRINVTLDEDHLPQSRVILVGECLPASCNESAILAIMSEAEAAASARAAAAGLPSSVRTVGVRPVPSSYNILHDTKLHILGTVSIIVFLLMVTASCYEGYLERRFKQSADPRDLELAQHDNNNKPVSDGTHQADGNSNKDNQDRDLRRETCGTWAEVLLSFSMLSNGRAILSTHRPTDGALTSLHGIRFLSVVWVIMVHTYLTVFYISTNKTMRTIIERNFMYQSVGNASYCVDSFFFISGLLVTVLFLRTEDKKAARREEVKQQKDKQDINKNMNGYTNSALSVSVISQSSFCQDLLEKPKGKLYTKGEFFSLIKNFVVLFFYRVVRLSPAYAFVIGLNEITLRYTNSHSVFEPAQYDHVTCDQFWWRNLLYINNLYSQREMCMVWSWYMANDTQFYVVGILLLLISVKHPKFAVGLLGVIMASSWATTIYISVSSMYKARIQEPFEMFDGLYDKPWSRIGPYLVGMIVGWYLHKTKCQVKMPYWLVAVGWPVSLAIIGSLIFGMVDGYFEVWPTAFYVSVGHTAWGVALAWVSIACCCGYGGLVNSVLSYRGLLPLSRLTYCAYLVHPTIMMYTCFLLDGPFHLQNSMVIISYSGYAVMAFVTSFVISLAFEAPVVRLLKIVSGGHRKSKSH